Proteins found in one Anopheles aquasalis chromosome 3, idAnoAquaMG_Q_19, whole genome shotgun sequence genomic segment:
- the LOC126577729 gene encoding uncharacterized protein LOC126577729, protein MKALGGGGSRRQRAGGWCYRFTIVLLLLLLLHTLDSVRSSASAASTPASRSICNEDAFCTCRSSSNSGGTTSSVFVTIDCVLDGDHDGTTRTNAVIGVAPSTITTVASDQHQQQRRRFVLDGQLHLPPNASALNIRLIAGAQLSITREFFRHDIINRLWIDGDDASGHGTSRWSTVEFHENALCNNDGSYPEVLVTNLGQLVLNRNVSCGEYRLNITHVRDVHLRKQFLGKVEAEVWIQHVAKLQIADEAFYGSHNSKVQIHDANIESLQRLGASLRLLHFERCNISDILSNAMGANEVGHIEFIGCRINRMYQQAIPGQLLCRSLTFRDCSISKIDKQFIDGSGLEEFNLERNSIDNIAPGALTFTSVRTSIRNNFIVRTGKDWLNQTEWTNVTITGNSFGEFDGFSLSNKPVPGAASQHCVFGNNTLTKAHTRSFSFGAHCQMEALHFARICDCAYDSWLAELFGLPTTATVSDAMTSVASCQVEESLRYCFNQSGDGHSGTEQRVNVQYFLNEFCRQEGSEKCSSYAAAGSGQEAHQKHHKPPPMVPLDAIDSLDSAEQNSWLPGNSIWFLVGGGAILLFLLCTALAALSRKRCGQRETGGTPESMTTRSNHHYLVSQQREPITHNGSSFTSLQRRVIVTSLDWVRESCGHKVWCEIDAPMQQLLNPPNGVPHDEQEKVRLIGLIIQSLNDHHITGDQMVALTDILYRHLGPPAAGTAPPTVAPIEPSDHIYDELQLNRATTTAAPRNVRMTEIGLLGDYAAPLDHGGLLGGPPVEGIYSEPIQRDEQQLLQHTIRTRNLISPYAIADATAQLNPLGDGGNLPDIVQRRPGCATAGGSTTGTWNPGRNRNAEDGDDDRDDDDDDDDDDDEDFRLGDGGDEEERKTMLRPPYLDAVDGGSSGGPTYALPMKKVKRRTQGATERPIDEDGASGGGDGNRSEHSGSSMQTVRIEDITAMPDGGDSGRSEQMYGGNK, encoded by the exons ATGAAGGCGCTGGGCGGCGGTGGGAGCAGGCGGCAGCGGGCAGGAGGGTGGTGCTATAGGTTCACgatcgtactgctgctgctgctgctcctgcacaCTCTTGATTCCGTCCGATCAAGTGCCAGTGCCGCCAGCACGCCCGCCAGTAGATCGATCTGTAATGAGGATGCATTCTGCACCtgtcggagcagcagcaacagtggcggTACCACCAGCAGTGTGTTCGTGACGATCGATTGCGTGCTGGATGGTGACCATGATGGGACAACACGCACCAACGCTGTAATCGGTGTCGCACCGAGTACGATCACTACGGTCGCATcggatcagcaccagcagcaacggcgacggTTCGTGCTCGACGGTCAACTGCATCTCCCACCGAATGCTTCGGCCCTCAACATACGGCTCATTGCCGGTGCCCAGCTCTCGATCACTCGCGAGTTTTTCCGCCACGATATCATTAACCGGCTGTggatcgatggtgatgatgccagCGGACATGGAACGTCACGGTGGTCTACCGTTGAATTTCACGAGAATGCCCTTTGCAACAACGATGGCAGCTACCCGGAGGTGCTGGTAACGAACCTTGGCCAGCTCGTATTGAATCGGAACGTTTCGTGCG GCGAGTACCGGCTCAATATTACGCACGTGAGAGACGTTCATTTGAGGAAACAATTCCTGGGCAAAGTCGAGGCCGAGGTTTGGATACAGCACGTGGCCAAGCTACAAATTGCCGACGAAGCATTCTACGGTTCGCACAACTCGAAG GTACAAATCCATGATGCCAACATTGAAAGTCTGCAACGGCTCGGTGCCTCCCTTCGGCTGTTGCACTTTGAGCGCTGCAACATTAGTGATATCCTGTCGAATGCCATGGGCGCGAACGAGGTGGGCCATATCGAGTTCATCGGATGCCGGATCAACCGGATGTACCAGCAAGCCATCCCCGGACAGTTGCTGTGTCGTTCGCTTACCTTCCGTGATTGCAGTATCAGCAAAATCGACAAGCAGTTCATCGATGGAAGCGGACTAGAGGAGTTCAATCTCGAGCGCAACTC GATCGACAATATCGCCCCGGGTGCGCTAACGTTCACGAGTGTCCGTACGAGCATCAGAAACAATTTCATCGTCCGGACGGGCAAAGATTGGTTGAACCAGACCGAGTGGACGAACGTCACGATAACCGGTAACTCGTTCGGAGAGTTCGATGGCTTCTCGCTGAGTAACAAACCCGTACCGGGCGCCGCTAGCCAGCACTGCGTGTTCGGCAATAACACGCTCACGAAGGCGCACACCCGCAGCTTCAGCTTTGGCGCCCACTGCCAGATGGAGGCGCTGCACTTTGCTCGCATCTGTGACTGTGCGTACGATAGTTGGCTCGCTGAGCTGTTCGGTTTACCGACAACGGCAACCGTTTCCGACGCAATGACCTCCGTTGCTTCGTGCCAGGTGGAGGAGAGCCTTCGTTACTGCTTCAATCAAAGCGGAGACGGGCACAGTGGCACCGAGCAGCGCGTCAATGTACAGTACTTTCTCAACGAGTTCTGCCGGCAGGAGGGCTCGGAAAAGTGTTCCTCGTATGCTGCGGCCGGTTCCGGCCAAGAAGCGCATCAGAAAcatcacaaaccaccacccatgGTTCCACTGGATGCCATCGATTCGCTGGATAGCGCGGAACAAAACAGTTGGCTGCCGGGGAACAGCATCTGGTttctggtcggtggtggtgccatttTACTGTTCCTGCTTTGCACGGCACTCGCTGCGCTTAGCCGAAAACGTTGCGGGCAACGTGAAACCGGGGGCACACCGGAATCCATGACAACGCGATCGAACCACCATTACCTGGTGAGCCAACAGCGAGAGCCAATCACGCACAATGGATCCTCGTTTACCTCACTGCAGCGCCGTGTCATTGTGACGTCACTCGACTGGGTACGGGAATCGTGCGGGCACAAAGTTTGGTGCGAAATCGATGCTccgatgcagcagctgctcaaTCCACCGAACGGGGTGCCACACGATGAGCAGGAGAAAGTCCGGCTAATCGGGCTGATTATTCAAAGCTTAAACGATCATCACATCACCGGCGATCAAATGGTCGCCCTGACGGACATACTGTACCGTCATTTAGGTCCACCCGCAGCAGGTACGGCGCCCCCAACGGTGGCACCGATCGAACCGTCCGATCACATCTACGATGAGCTACAACTCAACcgtgccacaacaacagcagcaccacgaaatGTACGCATGACAGAGATTGGATTGTTAGGAGATTATGCGGCACCACTCGATCATGGTGGACTGCTCGGTGGACCACCGGTGGAAGGTATCTACTCCGAGCCAATTCAACGGGACGAACAACAGCTACTACAGCACACTATTC GAACCAGAAACTTGATCAGTCCATACGCGATCGCTGATGCGACGGCACAACTGAATCCCCTCGGGGACGGGGGCAATCTGCCCGATATTGTACAGAGGCGACCTGGGTGTGCAACAGCAGGGGGAAGCACCACTGGCACGTGGAACCCAGGCCGGAACCGTAACGCCGaagacggtgacgatgatagggatgatgatgatgatgatgacgacgacgatgacgaagattTTAGACTCGGTGACGGGGGTGATGAGGAGGAACGTAAAACGATGCTTCGACCGCCATACCTGGATGCCGTAGACGGTGGTAGCAGCGGTGGACCGACCTATGCACTGCCgatgaagaaagtgaaaaggcGCACACAGGGCGCCACGGAACGACCGATCGACGAGGATGGAGCGAGCGGTGGAGGAGATGGCAATCGGTCGGAACATTCCGGCAGCAGTATGCAAACGGTGCGCATCGAGGACATTACCGCTATGCCGGATGGTGGCGACAGTGGCAGAAGTGAACAAATGTATGGTGGCAATAAATAA
- the LOC126577730 gene encoding uncharacterized protein LOC126577730, translating to MASLTGRRSPAFWLLLAILCPFTPVTTGEQEQLEPLTFEPLHCERIDGEALRRWIASEPGARRLCSGTPSCDRVLMCDCQKSAPPQWAADQQVAFTLPPFETTTVATNILIRNCGQLQVPTGTFRALRSGFLPRTVRFLNIEQLTLESFAFEIASQSRAPNPDPRDRHPVLGPIELHFERCHIEELPANVFHGAGLRSIQFSASSSIGVIQPLAIGIRLRQLTIRDSAIGRFARHAFKRAQMEELLLQNVTMYSAWTSQGWQGVVVTETIQITDSTFLQPIHPAAITESSTNELLLQNNVFNASMADEAFQLAITSRVSLIGNVFGQLSPNLFRGLVISNETAWNAQPALVLERNQIDELVVPGPANAPVESSFFHIPRNFTVNLQSLRISELATCDSTNLAGASQWHQEIFFLRPFAVSGHNDPESYISIEEFREQEGCDATQDLVLIIVLSTLLGVTLIGGLIGGLLFYRHQKKRQRMLLLEQGLVHPAPRTYRETQIMLKLETVGTLKTDF from the exons ATGGCATCGCTCACGGGACGGCGTTCGCCGGCGTTCTGGCTTCTGTTGGCCATTCTCTGCCCCTTCACGCCGGTGACCACCGGTGAACAGGAGCAACTGGAACCGCTTACCTTCGAACCGTTACACTGTGAACGGATCGATGGTGAGGCGCTGAGAAGATGGATCGCCAGTGAACCGGGCGCCAGGCGATTGTGCAGTGGCACGCCCAGCTGTGATCGCGTGCTGATGTGCGATTGCCAGAAGAGTGCTCCTCCTCAGTGGGCAGCTGATCAACAG GTTGCCTTTACCTTACCACCATTcgagaccaccaccgtcgcaaCCAACATACTGATACGCAACTGCGGCCAGCTGCAGGTTCCGACTGGTACGTTCCGAGCACTGCGCTCCGGATTTCTACCACGCACCGTACGGTTCCTCAACATCGAACAGCTAAcgctggaatcgtttgcgTTCGAGATCGCTAGCCAATCGCGCGCACCCAATCCGGATCCACGCGATCGTCATCCGGTACTCGGTCCGATCGAGCTTCACTTCGAACGTTGCCACATAGAGGAACTGCCTGCGAATGTGTTCCATGGTGCGGGGTTACGATCGATCCAGTTCTCCGCATCCTCCTCTATCGGTGTAATCCAGCCACTGGCGATCGGTATTCGATTGCGCCAGCTCACGATCCGCGACAGTGCGATCGGACGATTCGCACGCCATGCGTTCAAGCGAGCCCAAATGGAGGAGCTTCTGTTGCAGAATGTTACGATGTACAGCGCATGGACTTCCCAGGGATGGCAAGGTGTTGTGGTGACCGAAACGATCCAAATTACCGATTCCACCTTTCTGCAGCCCATCCATCCGGCCGCCATTACCGAGAGCA GCACCAACGAATTGCTGCTCCAGAACAACGTGTTCAACGCTTCAATGGCCGACGAAGCATTCCAGCTGGCCATCACTAGTCGCGTTTCACTGATTGGCAATGTGTTTGGGCAGCTATCACCGAACCTGTTTCGTG GATTAGTGATATCGAATGAAACGGCCTGGAACGCACAACCAGCGCTTGTGCTGGAAAGAAACCAAATAGACGAACTGGTGGTACCGGGGCCGGCAAACGCACCCGTTGAAAGCAGCTTCTTCCACATTCCACGTAACTTTACCGTCAATCTTCAGTCACTCCGGATTTCCGAACTGGCGACGTGTGACAGCACGAACCTGGCCGGTGCATCACAGTGGCACCAGGAGATCTTCTTCCTACGACCGTTCGCCGTCAGTGGGCACAATGATCCGGAATCTTACATCTCGATCGAAGAGTTTCGTGAGCAGGAAGGCTGTGATGCAACGCAGGATCTTGTGCTGATCATCGTGCTGTCGACGTTGCTCGGTGTGACGCTGATCGGTGGTCTGATCGGAGGGTTGTTGTTCTATCGCCATCAGAAGAAGCGGCAGcgtatgctgttgctggagcagGGCCTTGTCCATCCAGCACCACGCACGTACCGTGAGACGCAAATCATGCTCAAGCTGGAAACGGTCGGCACTCTCAAGACCGACTTCTAA